One Vigna unguiculata cultivar IT97K-499-35 chromosome 11, ASM411807v1, whole genome shotgun sequence DNA window includes the following coding sequences:
- the LOC114170739 gene encoding E3 SUMO-protein ligase SIZ1: MDLVPSVKEKLNYFRIKELKDVLTQLHLSKQGKKQDLVDRILSVLSDEQVSKMWAKKNAGGKEQVAKLVDDTYRKMQISGATDLASKGQGASDSSSIKVKGEIDDSFQPDTKIRCLCGSRLETEDLVKCDDPRCQVWQHISCVIIPDKPTEGIPPVPDKFYCELCRLTRADPFWVAVAHPLLPVKLTTTSNPTDGTNPVQSVERTFQLTRADKDLVSKPEFDVEAWCMLLNDKVPFRMQWPQYTDLQVNGVPVRATNRPGSQLLGANGRDDGPIITPYTKDGINKISLTGCDARIFCLGVRIVRRRSIQQILNLIPKESDGELFEDALARVCRCVGGGNADGDADSDSDLEVVSDTFSVNLRCPMSGSRMKIAGRFKPCIHMGCFDLEVFVEMNQRSRKWQCPVCLKNYALENIIIDPYFNRITSMMLNCGEETTEVEVKPDGSWRVKTKGESERQELGSLAQWHLPDGSPCVSADGDLKRVDTLALKQVKQEGVFDTPTGLKLGIRKNRNGDWEVSKPQGTNTSSGNKLKAIFGNPEQVVIPMSSSATGSGRDGDDPSVNQGGGGHIDYSTANGVEMDSLCLNNVDLTYDYTGHGTSAQVGGAEVIVLSDSEEDNDLLVSPPIAYRNNQNDATDGYSVQPPVMVDSYADDHNLGGNSCLGLFPNDDDFGMSSLWSMPSGRQAGPGFQLFGSDADVSDALVHLQHGPVNCSSSLNGYALAPDTALGSGGILQDSSAGRLDADLNGGLVDNPLAFGGDDPSLQIFLPTRPADSSMQNELRDQANVANGVCTEEDWISLSLGGGAGGNNGDASTQNGLNSRHQIPTREVGTNTLDDTASLLLGMNDVRTDRPSRQRSDSPFSFPRQRRRLYLSIDSDSE; this comes from the exons ATGGATTTGGTACCCAGCGTTAAG GAAAAATTGAACTATTTTCGTATTAAAGAGCTCAAAGATGTGCTCACTCAGTTGCACCTTTCAAAGCAGGGGAAGAAGCAG GATCTTGTTGATCGAATATTATCTGTACTCTCAGATGAACAAG TTTCAAAAATGTGGGCTAAGAAGAATGCTGGTGGAAAGGAACAGGTGGCAAAATTAGTTGATGATACCTATAG GAAAATGCAGATATCTGGGGCCACTGATCTAGCATCTAAGGGACAGGGGGCATCGGATAGTAGTAGTATAAAGGTGAAAGGTGAAATTGATGATTCCTTCCAGCCAGATACAAAGATTCGCTGTTTATGTGGAAGTAGATTGGAAACAGAGGATTTGGTCAAG TGTGATGATCCAAGATGCCAAGTGTGGCAACACATCAGTTGCGTTATTATTCCAGATAAACCTACAGAAGGCATCCCACCAGTTCCTGATAAGTTTTATTGTGAACTATGTCGGCTCACTCGTGCTGACCC ATTTTGGGTTGCAGTGGCACACCCTTTACTTCCTGTGAAGTTAACAACAACCAGTAATCCAACTGATGG GACCAACCCTGTGCAGAGTGTGGAAAGAACATTTCAGCTTACTAGAGCAGACAAAGATTTGGTTTCCAAACCGGAATTTGATGTTGAG GCTTGGTGTATGCTCCTAAATGACAAGGTTCCATTCAGGATGCAATGGCCGCAATATACAGACCTGCAGGTCAATG GTGTTCCTGTTCGAGCAACTAACAGACCTGGTTCACAGTTGCTTGGAGCTAATGGCCGGGATGATGGTCCAATT ATCACGCCATACACAAAAGACGGAATTAATAAGATTTCGTTAACAGGATGCGATGCTCGCATTTTTTGTTTAGGGGTTCGTATTGTTAGAAGGCGCAGCATACAGCAG ATCCTAAACTTAATTCCAAAGGAGTCCGATGGTGAGCTATTTGAAGACGCTCTTGCGCGGGTGTGTCGTTGTGTTGGGGGTGGAAACGCAGATGGTGATGCTGATAGTGACAGTGATTTGGAAGTGGTTTCAGATACTTTCAGTGTCAACCTTCGTTGTCCT ATGAGTGGTTCAAGAATGAAGATTGCTGGAAGATTCAAACCTTGTATACACATGGGTTGCTTTGACCTTGAAGTTTTCGTGGAAATGAATCAACGATCAAGGAAG TGGCAATGTCCTGTATGTCTCAAAAACTATGCTTTGGAGAATATCATCATTGACCCTTATTTCAATCGCATCACTTCTATg ATGCTAAATTGTGGTGAAGAAACTACTGAGGTTGAGGTGAAGCCTGATGGTTCTTGGCGTGTGAAGACAAAGGGTGAAAGTGAACGCCAGGAATTAGGGAGTCTAGCGCAGTGGCATCTTCCTGATGGATCCCCATGCGTTTCAGCTGATGGAGATTTGAAGAGAGTGGATACATTGGCATTGAAGCAGGTCAAACAGGAAGGTGTTTTTGACACTCCAACTGGTTTAAAACTTGGCATCAGGAAGAATCGCAATGGAGATTGGGAAGTCAGTAAACCTCAGGGCACAAACACATCTTCTGGTAATAAATTGAAAGCGATTTTTGGAAATCCCGAACAGGTTGTTATTCCGATGAGCAGCAGTGCTACTGGAAGTGGCCGGGATGGTGATGATCCTAGTGTAAATCAGGGTGGTGGCGGGCATATTGACTATTCCACTGCAAATGGAGTTGAAATGGATTCTCTGTGTCTCAATAATGTTGATTTAACGTATGACTATACTGGACATGGCACTTCAGCTCAGGTGGGTGGTGCAGAAGTTATTGTTCTTAGTGATTCTGAAGAAGATAATGATCTCTTGGTATCTCCTCCAATTGCGTATAGGAACAATCAAAATGATGCTACAGATGGTTATTCTGTACAGCCACCTGTAATGGTTGATTCGTACGCTGATGATCATAATCTTGGTGGAAATTCATGCTTAGGACTCTTTCCCAATGATGATGATTTTGGGATGTCTTCCCTGTGGTCTATGCCTTCTGGAAGGCAGGCTGGTCCTGGATTTCAACTATTTGGATCTGATGCAGATGTGTCAGATGCATTGGTCCATCTGCAACATGGTCCTGTGAATTGCTCTTCATCACTAAATGGTTATGCATTAGCGCCTGATACTGCTTTGGGATCTGGTGGTATCTTGCAAGATTCCTCTGCTGGTCGGTTGGATGCTGATTTGAATGGTGGTTTGGTGGACAATCCATTAGCATTTGGTGGTGATGATCCCTCACTTCAAATTTTTCTCCCCACTAGACCAGCAGATTCATCCATGCAGAATGAATTGAGAGATCAGGCAAATGTGGCTAACGGTGTCTGCACTGAGGAGGATTGGATATCCCTAAGTCTTGGAGGTGGTGCTGGTGGTAACAATGGTGATGCTTCTACTCAAAATGGATTGAATTCTAGACATCAAATCCCAACCAGAGAAGTTGGAACGAATACTTTGGATGATACTG CTTCTTTACTCCTTGGAATGAATGATGTTAGAACTGACAGGCCAAGTAGGCAAAGGTCAGATAGTCCTTTCTCATTTCCTCGCCAAAGACGTCGCTTGTACCTTTCTATTGATTCAGATTCAGAGTAA